Part of the Natrialbaceae archaeon AArc-T1-2 genome, GAGATCGCGAAGGCGAACGTCCTGTTCGCGTACGTGGTGTTACACCCGTCGATGCCGATCGATCCCGGGATGGACCGCGTCGACGCCGCCGTCAGCGACGGGCTATCGGTGACTACGTTCGCGAACAGCATCACCCTCACGCCGGGGACGCTCACGGTCGATGCGATCGGCAACCACCTGCTCGTCCACTCGCTCACGCCGGGTGCGCGAGATGATCTGGTCGACGGCGTCCACGAGCGGGCCGTTCGATACCTCTTTTACGGCCGTGACGGGCTCAAACTCCCCGGTCCGGGCGCACGCGGTGACGCTGACGCTCTCTCCGGACCGGCGGCGTCCGGCTCGGATAGAGGTGACGTCGATGACTGATCTACTCAACGCCATTATGCTCGGCTCGGCGGCGATCGTCGTCGTGCTCGCGGCCGTGGTCCTCTATCGGGCCGTGGTCGGACCGACGACCTACGATCGCGTTCTCGCGGTGAACGTGGTCGGGACCAGTACCGTCATCGTGATCGCACTGATCGCAGCGGGGCTCGACCGGCCCGAGTACCTCGACATCGCGATCGTCTACGCCCTGCTCAACTTCGTGTTGAGCCTGGCCGTCGGTCGATTCACCTACAGTAACGGGGAGGTGAAGTGGCGATGACCTTGGTGACCGCTCTGATCGTGCTTTTCGTCGCTATCGGCGTCTTTTTCACGTTCGTCAGTGCCGTCGGCGTGTTGCGTTTGCCCGATGTCTACACCCGATCGCACGCCGCCACGAAAGCTGACACGCTCGGCGCCGGCTTCGCCATTCTCGGCGTCGCCGTCTACTTCGGTACTTCCGGCGAGGTACTTCGAGCCGTGTTTCTGTTCGTGTTCATCTACTACACGAACCCGACGGCGGCACACGCGATCACCCGCGCTGCGTACAGTCAAGACGTCGAGCCGTGGACGAGCGAGAACACCGAGGAGGGATCGCGATGATCTGGCTCGAGCTCGGACTGATCGCGTTCGTCATCATCGCGGCGGTCTTCGTCGCACTCGCTCGCGACGTCGTCGGCGCGATCGTTACGTTCGCCGCGTTCGGGCTGGGTATCTCGGTGATCTGGACGTTGCTGGCTGCACCGGACGTGGCGCTCGTCGAGGCCGCAGTGGGTGCCGGAGTCATCTCGGTGTTACTCCTGATCACCCTCGTCAAGACGACCGGCAGATCGACGTCGGCAGACGACGCGGGTCTCAGGGAGAAACTCCAACCGCTGAACGGTCCGGCGTTGCTCATCCTCGGTGGGCTGGCGATTCCGCTCGGCTATACGATCCTGTCGCTCCCGGCGATCGGTGACCCCACTGCGCCGGCCGTAAGCGCGGAGTTCGCCGACGGTACGCAGACGCCGTACGGCTACTACATCGCGGAGACCCTCGACGAGGCCGGCTTTCCGAACGCCGTCGTCTCGGTGCTCGTGGTCTACCGTGGACTCGACACGCTGGGAGAGCTGATCGTCGCCTTCTCGGCCGCCGTGAGCGTGCTCGTCGTACTCAAACGTGATGAACTCCTATGACGATGACACGAGACAGCGATACGGATACGGACGATCGGCGGTACAACGGTGCCAAAGCGGACACTTCGGACAATGCGGACAGCGTGGCCGAGCCGGCTACACCGGTCGACGACGAATTCGACGTGCCGGATACGGAAGTCGCCCGGGGGGCAACGCCGGTCACCCAGAGCCCGGTCATCAAGACGGTCTCCAGAACGGTCACGCCGTTCGTCGTCGCGTTCGGGGTCTATATCACGTTGTTCGGGACGAGTCTCCCGGGCGGCGCGTTCCAGGGGGGGATCGTGATGGGGTCTGCGGTCGTACTCATCGGTCTCGCCTTCGGATTCGACCCGACCCAGGAGTGGCTCGACGCGCGAGCGCTCGGTGGGCTGTTCCTGCTCGGTGCCGGGCTTTTCGGTGCCGTCGCCGTCGGTGGCGTCGTTTTCGGAGGAGCAGTCCTCGAGCTGTTCGTCTTCCCGCTGTCGGTCGAGGACATGGTCAAGCTCGTCGAAGTGGCGATCGCTGCGCTGGTGACCGGCGTCGTTATCGGCCTCGTCATCTGGCTCTCTTCGGGCGTTATCGGAGGTGAAAAGACGTGATCGAGACACACCACTACTACCTGACGTCGTTCGCACTCTTCCTGATCGGACTGTACATGATGATCGACAACCGGAACCTCATCAAGAAGGTGATCGGCCTGAACTTCTCGCAGGTCGCAGTATACCTGATGCTCGTGACGATCGGCTACGTCGACGGTGCGAACCCGCCGATCGTGGGACTCGAGGGTCCGCACGCGAATCCGCTCGCGCACGTGCTCGTGCTGACGGCGATCGTCGTCGGGGTTTCGCTGACTGGGCTCGCACTCGCACTCGTCATCAGACTGTACGACGAGTTCGGCACGTTAGACTCGCGTGAGATCGAACGAAAGCTGGCTGCCGACGACGCCGAACGAGGGGTGGACACCGATGACTGAGCCGATCCTCGCGACGGCAGGGACGGGCGAGGTCGTCTCGATCCGGCCGGTCGCGGCGCTTCTCGTCTCGCTCGTCGCGGTCGCGTTGATCGTCGCCTCGCACAGCCGGCCGAACGTCCGGGAGGGATGGTCGATCGCGGCCGCACTCGCGATGTTTGCCATCGTCGCCAGCATGGCTCCGGGCGTACTCGAGGGGCGGGTCTACGTGACCCCCTTCGGCGAGATCGTCCCCGGCGTCGAGCTGGCGTTGCGCGCGGACGCGCTCGGGATGTTGTTCGCGGTCGTCGCCAGCGGCCTGTACGTCCTCACGGCGATCTACAGCATCGGTTACATGCGTGGCCACGACGAGCGCTACCAGACACGATTCTTCGCCATGCTGTGTGCGAGCGTCGGTGCCGCACTCGGGATCGCGTTCGCCCCCAACCTGTTGCTGTTGCTCGTGTTCTACGAGGTGCTGACGATCGCGACCTACCCGCTCGTCGCCCACGACGAGTCCGAGGAGGCACGCGTCTCGGGATATAAGTATCTCGCGTACGCGTTCTCCGGTGGACTCGCCGTCTTCGGCGGGATGCTCGCCGTCTTCTGGCTGACCGGGACGGTCACGTTCAGCCGTGGCGGCATCGTCGAACTCGCCGCGGCCGACCCGTGGACCGCACGCGGTGCGTTCGCGTTGCTCGTCGCCGGCTTCAGCGTCAAAGCCGCCGTGATGCCGCTTCACTCCTGGCTGCCGAGTGCGATGGTCGCGCCGACGCCCGTCTCGGGGCTGTTGCACGCGGTCGCGGTCGTCAAAGCCGGCGCCTTCGGCGTCGCCCGGACCGTGATCGACGTCTTCGGCCCAGGTCTGGTCGCAGACCTCGGGATGGGCGCGCCGCTTGCGGCTTTCGCCGGTGCGACGATCCTGATCGCGAGCCTGTTCGCACTCCGGCAGGACAACCTCAAGGCGAGGCTCGCGTACTCGACGATCGCACAGCTTTCCTACATCGTCTTCGGGCTCTCGCTGCTCGAGCCCGCGGCGCTGACCGGCGGGCTGTTGCACATCCCCGCCCACGCGTTCGCGAAACTGACGTTGTTCCTCTGTGCCGGCGCGCTCTACGTCCAGCTACACGTTAAATACATAAGCGAAATGGCTGGCGTCGGGAAACGGATGCCCGTGACGATGGGGGCGTTCGCGCTGGCGAGTTTCAGCATGGCCGGGATGCCGCTTCTCGCCGGCTTCGTGAGCAAGTGGCATCTCATCTGGGGTGGCGCAGAGGCCGGGCAGCTGCTCGTTCCCGCGGTGTTGGTCACCTCCGGCGCGTTGAACATCGGCTACTTCTGGCCCATCGTCTACACGGCCTTCTTCGAGCGCCCGGACGACCGCGAACCGAAGCCGGTGCTCGACGGCCCGATCGGTGGCACACCGGTCGGGGAGGTCCGGGCCGACGGCGGCTCCGCGGACGAGGGTGATCACGACCGTGACGACCACGATCACGGCCACGGCCACCACGACCTTCCGCCGACCGACGGCTGGGGTCGTCCGGACGGCCTGTTACGAGAGACGACGCTGCTGATGCTCGTTCCACTCATGTCCACGACGACGCTCATGGTCCTGTTCGGTATCGTCCCCGACTACATGTTCTTCTTCGACCTCGTCGAGTTCATCGTCGAGGGTGCGACCGAGGGGGTGAGCGGGCGATGAGCGCACCACTTTTCGGCGTCGATGCGTTGCTTTCGGTTCCGCCGTTCCTGTTCGTCGTCGCCGCCGTAGTACTGGTGGCG contains:
- a CDS encoding MnhB domain-containing protein; its protein translation is MTMTRDSDTDTDDRRYNGAKADTSDNADSVAEPATPVDDEFDVPDTEVARGATPVTQSPVIKTVSRTVTPFVVAFGVYITLFGTSLPGGAFQGGIVMGSAVVLIGLAFGFDPTQEWLDARALGGLFLLGAGLFGAVAVGGVVFGGAVLELFVFPLSVEDMVKLVEVAIAALVTGVVIGLVIWLSSGVIGGEKT
- the mnhG gene encoding monovalent cation/H(+) antiporter subunit G; translation: MTLVTALIVLFVAIGVFFTFVSAVGVLRLPDVYTRSHAATKADTLGAGFAILGVAVYFGTSGEVLRAVFLFVFIYYTNPTAAHAITRAAYSQDVEPWTSENTEEGSR
- a CDS encoding proton-conducting transporter membrane subunit; protein product: MTEPILATAGTGEVVSIRPVAALLVSLVAVALIVASHSRPNVREGWSIAAALAMFAIVASMAPGVLEGRVYVTPFGEIVPGVELALRADALGMLFAVVASGLYVLTAIYSIGYMRGHDERYQTRFFAMLCASVGAALGIAFAPNLLLLLVFYEVLTIATYPLVAHDESEEARVSGYKYLAYAFSGGLAVFGGMLAVFWLTGTVTFSRGGIVELAAADPWTARGAFALLVAGFSVKAAVMPLHSWLPSAMVAPTPVSGLLHAVAVVKAGAFGVARTVIDVFGPGLVADLGMGAPLAAFAGATILIASLFALRQDNLKARLAYSTIAQLSYIVFGLSLLEPAALTGGLLHIPAHAFAKLTLFLCAGALYVQLHVKYISEMAGVGKRMPVTMGAFALASFSMAGMPLLAGFVSKWHLIWGGAEAGQLLVPAVLVTSGALNIGYFWPIVYTAFFERPDDREPKPVLDGPIGGTPVGEVRADGGSADEGDHDRDDHDHGHGHHDLPPTDGWGRPDGLLRETTLLMLVPLMSTTTLMVLFGIVPDYMFFFDLVEFIVEGATEGVSGR
- a CDS encoding cation:proton antiporter gives rise to the protein MTDLLNAIMLGSAAIVVVLAAVVLYRAVVGPTTYDRVLAVNVVGTSTVIVIALIAAGLDRPEYLDIAIVYALLNFVLSLAVGRFTYSNGEVKWR
- a CDS encoding cation:proton antiporter subunit C, giving the protein MIETHHYYLTSFALFLIGLYMMIDNRNLIKKVIGLNFSQVAVYLMLVTIGYVDGANPPIVGLEGPHANPLAHVLVLTAIVVGVSLTGLALALVIRLYDEFGTLDSREIERKLAADDAERGVDTDD
- a CDS encoding DUF4040 domain-containing protein, with the translated sequence MIWLELGLIAFVIIAAVFVALARDVVGAIVTFAAFGLGISVIWTLLAAPDVALVEAAVGAGVISVLLLITLVKTTGRSTSADDAGLREKLQPLNGPALLILGGLAIPLGYTILSLPAIGDPTAPAVSAEFADGTQTPYGYYIAETLDEAGFPNAVVSVLVVYRGLDTLGELIVAFSAAVSVLVVLKRDELL